From a single Octopus sinensis linkage group LG5, ASM634580v1, whole genome shotgun sequence genomic region:
- the LOC115211757 gene encoding tubulin beta-4B chain, protein MREIVHVQAGQCGNQIGAKFWEVISDEHGIDPTGTYHGDSDLQLERINVYFNEATGGKYVPRAVLVDLEPGTMDSVRSGPFGQIFRPDNFVFGQSGAGNNWAKGHYTEGAELVDSVLDVVRKEAESCDCLQGFQLTHSLGGGTGSGMGTLLISKIREEYPDRIMNTFSVVPSPKVSDTVVEPYNATLSVHQLVENTDETYCIDNEALYDICFRTLKLTTPTYGDLNHLVSATMSGVTTCLRFPGQLNADLRKLAVNMVPFPRLHFFMPGFAPLTSRGSQQYRALTVPELTQQMFDAKNMMAACDPRHGRYLTVAAMFRGRMSMKEVDEQMLNVQNKNSSYFVEWIPNNVKTAVCDIPPRGLKMSATFIGNSTAIQELFKRISEQFTAMFRRKAFLHWYTGEGMDEMEFTEAESNMNDLVSEYQQYQDATAEEEGEFEEEGEEEA, encoded by the exons TTTTGGGAAGTAATATCAGATGAACATGGTATTGACCCGACTGGCACCTATCATGGAGATTCCGATCTTCAGTTGGAAAGAATCAATGTTTACTTTAACGAAGCCACAG GTGGTAAATATGTCCCTCGTGCTGTTTTGGTCGATCTTGAACCTGGTACCATGGACTCTGTGCGATCTGGACCATTCGGGCAAATCTTCAGACCCGATAATTTTGTATTTGGCCAAAGTGGTGCTGGCAACAACTGGGCAAAAGGTCACTACACAGAAGGTGCAGAACTGGTAGATTCTGTATTGGACGTTGTGAGGAAAGAGGCTGAAAGCTGTGATTGTCTGCAAGGATTTCAGTTGACTCACTCTCTGGGTGGTGGCACTGGGTCTGGCATGGGAACATTGTTGATCAGCAAGATCCGTGAAGAATATCCTGACAGAATCATGAACACCTTCTCAGTCGTACCTTCTCCAAAA gTGTCTGACACAGTTGTTGAACCATACAATGCCACATTGTCTGTCCATCAGTTGGTAGAAAATACAGACGAGACATATTGCATTGACAATGAAGCCCTTTATGATATCTGTTTCCGTACCTTGAAATTGACCACACCAACTTATGGTGATTTAAATCATTTAGTGTCTGCGACCATGTCAGGTGTAACTACCTGTCTCCGCTTCCCTGGACAGTTAAATGCTGATTTAAGAAAATTGGCTGTAAATATGGTACCATTCCCCAGGTTACATTTCTTTATGCCTGGTTTTGCTCCACTAACCTCCCGGGGTAGCCAACAGTACAGAGCTCTGACAGTTCCTGAATTAACTCAACAGATGTTTGATGCTAAAAACATGATGGCTGCTTGTGATCCTCGTCATGGTCGCTACCTCACCGTGGCAGCCATGTTCCGTGGTCGTATGTCGATGAAGGAAGTTGATGAACAGATGCTAAATGTACAGAACAAGAACAGCAGCTACTTTGTTGAATGGATTCCTAACAATGTGAAGACAGCCGTTTGCGATATTCCTCCACGAGGTTTGAAAATGTCTGCAACATTTATTGGTAACAGCACAGCTATCCAAGAACTTTTTAAGAGAATCTCAGAACAGTTCACTGCCATGTTCAGGCGGAAAGCTTTCCTCCATTGGTACACAGGTGAAGGTATGGATGAAATGGAGTTTACAGAAGCTGAATCTAACATGAATGATTTGGTTTCAGAATACCAACAGTATCAAGATGCTACAGCTGAAGAGGAAGGCGAATTCGAAGAGGAAGGTGAAGAAGAGGCTTAA